One Mucilaginibacter ginkgonis genomic region harbors:
- a CDS encoding histone H1: MKKFTEVKNLVASLEADADKFYNKGNSAAGTRVRKGMQDLKNLAQAIRLEVQESKNAAAK; the protein is encoded by the coding sequence ATGAAAAAATTCACTGAAGTAAAAAACCTTGTTGCGTCATTAGAAGCTGATGCTGACAAATTCTACAACAAAGGTAACAGCGCTGCAGGCACACGCGTTCGTAAAGGTATGCAAGATCTTAAAAACTTAGCTCAGGCTATCCGTTTAGAAGTTCAGGAGTCTAAAAACGCAGCAGCAAAATAA
- a CDS encoding cytochrome b5 domain-containing protein, whose translation MPDLPAYTRSQLALRNGQDKPEVWVAFNGIIYDVTESRLWRNGKHYEHWAGQDLTEELADAPHTSEVFTRFTAIGKLLY comes from the coding sequence ATGCCGGATTTACCCGCATACACGCGTTCGCAATTGGCACTTCGTAATGGGCAGGACAAGCCCGAGGTTTGGGTTGCATTTAACGGGATAATCTATGATGTGACCGAAAGCCGTTTATGGCGCAATGGCAAACATTATGAGCATTGGGCCGGGCAAGACCTAACAGAAGAGTTAGCCGACGCCCCGCACACCTCCGAGGTGTTTACGCGTTTCACCGCCATAGGAAAACTCTTATACTAA